In a single window of the Helicobacter felis ATCC 49179 genome:
- the metK gene encoding methionine adenosyltransferase, protein MNNHLFTSESVTEGHPDKMADQISDAILDYIIERDPHARVACETLLSNGFCVIAGELKTKIYAPMQEIARAVVRDIGYTDALYGFDYRSAAVLNAIGEQSPDINQGVDRADGEVGAGDQGLMFGYACNETPSYMPLPIYLAHSITSSLAQARKSATLPFLRPDGKAQVTIRYEDGKPVGVHTIVVSTQHSPEVDQKHLREAVIEEIVYKVLPKEFLNDNIIYHINPTGKFVIGGPQGDAGLTGRKIIVDTYGGSCPHGGGAFSGKDPSKVDRSAAYMARYIAKNLVASGVCAKATIQLAYAIGVIEPVSVYVNTHGTSKYSPQELEACVRALFKLTPKGIIQSLDLLRPIYRQTAAYGHFGREGFSWEQLDKVKAIQEYFKH, encoded by the coding sequence ATGAATAACCATTTATTCACCTCTGAGTCGGTTACTGAGGGGCATCCGGATAAAATGGCCGATCAGATCAGCGATGCCATTTTAGACTACATTATTGAGCGCGACCCGCATGCACGCGTGGCGTGCGAAACCTTGCTATCCAATGGCTTTTGCGTGATTGCAGGCGAACTTAAAACTAAAATTTATGCCCCCATGCAAGAGATCGCGCGCGCAGTGGTGCGCGACATCGGCTACACAGACGCGCTTTATGGTTTTGATTACCGCAGTGCGGCTGTGCTCAATGCGATTGGTGAGCAAAGCCCAGATATTAATCAGGGTGTAGATCGCGCCGATGGAGAAGTGGGTGCTGGCGATCAAGGCTTGATGTTTGGTTACGCCTGCAATGAAACCCCTTCTTATATGCCTCTACCCATTTATTTAGCCCACTCTATCACTTCTAGTTTGGCCCAAGCGCGCAAAAGCGCGACCCTGCCTTTTTTGCGCCCCGATGGCAAGGCGCAGGTTACAATCCGCTATGAAGATGGAAAACCTGTGGGGGTGCATACTATCGTGGTGTCTACCCAACATTCTCCTGAGGTGGATCAAAAGCATCTCAGAGAAGCCGTGATCGAGGAAATTGTCTACAAAGTGCTCCCTAAAGAGTTTCTTAATGATAATATCATCTACCACATCAACCCCACGGGTAAATTTGTGATTGGCGGGCCACAGGGAGATGCGGGTTTGACAGGGCGTAAAATCATTGTAGACACTTATGGGGGAAGTTGTCCGCATGGGGGCGGGGCCTTTAGTGGCAAAGACCCCTCTAAGGTGGATCGTAGCGCGGCCTATATGGCGCGTTATATTGCCAAAAATTTAGTAGCTAGCGGGGTTTGTGCTAAGGCAACTATCCAGCTTGCTTACGCCATTGGGGTTATTGAGCCAGTTTCTGTCTATGTGAACACGCATGGCACAAGTAAATATAGTCCTCAGGAATTAGAGGCCTGCGTGCGCGCCCTTTTTAAGCTCACTCCCAAGGGAATTATCCAAAGCCTCGATCTCTTGCGCCCTATTTATCGCCAAACGGCTGCTTATGGGCATTTTGGACGCGAGGGCTTTAGTTGGGAGCAACTAGACAAGGTAAAAGCTATTCAAGAGTATTTTAAACACTAA
- the tsf gene encoding translation elongation factor Ts, whose translation MSQISAAQVKQLREITDAPMMDCKKALVECGGDLEKAIEHLRQKGLSKAVKKADRVASEGVIALEVDTKQATMLEINSETDFVAKNDHFKALVAKSLEVAKGQGVESVESLYQASVEGQTYESYLHGAIAKIGENIVVRRLTHESAKENEALNGYLHANHRVGTIIKITHTNPANTDKLRELARQIAMHAAAMKPVVLDHHAFTPEFIAQEKLALVAELEKENEEAKRLGKPLKHIPTFVSHAELTQEVLSQQEEAYKKELKEQGKPEKIFDKIIPGKMERFIADNTLLDQRLTLLGQFFVMDDKKTIAQVLKEKGAELQDTLSISAYVRFEVGEGIEKKSEDFAAEVAAQMGHE comes from the coding sequence ATGAGTCAAATTAGTGCTGCACAGGTTAAACAACTTCGCGAGATCACCGATGCGCCCATGATGGATTGCAAAAAAGCCTTAGTAGAGTGCGGAGGGGATTTAGAAAAAGCTATTGAACATCTACGCCAAAAGGGTTTGAGCAAAGCGGTTAAAAAGGCTGATCGCGTGGCTTCTGAGGGAGTGATCGCCCTAGAGGTAGATACCAAACAAGCCACTATGTTAGAAATCAATAGCGAAACAGATTTTGTAGCCAAAAACGATCACTTTAAAGCATTAGTGGCTAAGAGTTTGGAGGTAGCTAAAGGTCAAGGGGTAGAGAGTGTAGAATCGCTCTATCAAGCCTCTGTAGAGGGGCAAACCTATGAAAGTTATCTACACGGCGCAATCGCTAAAATTGGAGAAAATATCGTAGTGCGTCGTTTAACCCATGAGAGTGCCAAAGAAAACGAAGCCTTAAATGGTTATTTGCATGCTAATCACCGGGTTGGAACAATCATTAAAATCACCCACACTAACCCGGCTAACACCGATAAACTGCGCGAATTAGCCCGCCAAATCGCCATGCATGCCGCTGCGATGAAACCCGTTGTTTTAGATCACCACGCCTTCACTCCAGAGTTTATCGCTCAGGAAAAATTAGCCCTAGTGGCTGAATTGGAAAAAGAAAACGAAGAGGCTAAACGCTTGGGTAAACCTCTTAAACATATTCCTACCTTTGTGAGCCACGCTGAGTTAACCCAAGAAGTGCTAAGCCAACAAGAGGAAGCCTATAAAAAAGAGCTCAAAGAGCAGGGCAAGCCGGAAAAAATCTTTGATAAGATCATTCCGGGCAAAATGGAGCGCTTTATTGCTGACAACACTCTTTTAGATCAACGCCTCACTCTGCTAGGGCAGTTTTTTGTGATGGATGATAAAAAGACCATCGCGCAGGTTTTAAAGGAGAAGGGAGCAGAGCTACAGGACACTTTAAGCATTAGTGCTTATGTGCGTTTTGAAGTGGGCGAGGGGATTGAGAAAAAAAGCGAAGATTTTGCAGCCGAAGTGGCTGCACAGATGGGTCATGAATAA
- the rpsB gene encoding 30S ribosomal protein S2 — MITMKDLLECGVHFGHQTRRWNPKTKRFIFGVRKNIHIIDLQKTLRYFRYTYNIVRDASSEGKTIMFVGTKKQASDALKEYAMQVNVPYVNYRWLGGMLTNFSTIRKSVRKLEIMEDMETSGQIDLLTKKEKLMILRKKEKLEKYLGGVRHMKQMPDMMFVVDVVKEKIAVAEARRLGIPIIAPLDTNCDPDLVDYPIPGNDDAIRSIRLFCKEMAEAITEGRELVGRSEESQEMMPVSDEERIEVLEELHQEEQGEVHESN, encoded by the coding sequence ATGATCACAATGAAAGACTTATTAGAATGCGGGGTGCATTTTGGCCACCAAACAAGGCGTTGGAATCCTAAAACCAAACGCTTTATCTTTGGGGTGCGTAAAAACATCCACATCATCGACTTGCAAAAAACTTTGCGTTATTTCCGCTATACCTATAACATAGTACGGGATGCAAGCTCTGAGGGCAAAACTATCATGTTTGTAGGCACTAAAAAACAAGCCAGCGATGCACTCAAAGAATACGCAATGCAGGTCAATGTCCCCTATGTCAATTACCGCTGGCTAGGTGGAATGCTCACCAACTTTAGCACGATCCGTAAATCCGTGCGCAAACTAGAAATCATGGAAGACATGGAAACTAGCGGACAGATCGATCTGCTCACTAAAAAAGAGAAATTAATGATCTTGCGTAAAAAAGAGAAACTTGAAAAGTATCTAGGCGGAGTGCGCCACATGAAACAAATGCCTGACATGATGTTTGTAGTGGATGTGGTGAAAGAAAAAATCGCCGTGGCTGAGGCGCGCCGTTTGGGCATTCCCATCATCGCTCCCCTAGATACCAATTGCGATCCTGATTTGGTAGACTACCCCATCCCCGGCAATGATGATGCGATTCGCTCTATCCGCCTCTTTTGTAAAGAAATGGCTGAAGCGATTACAGAGGGTCGGGAACTTGTAGGCCGTTCTGAGGAATCTCAAGAAATGATGCCAGTGAGTGATGAGGAACGCATCGAGGTCTTAGAAGAATTACATCAAGAAGAGCAGGGAGAAGTCCATGAGTCAAATTAG